A genome region from Triticum urartu cultivar G1812 unplaced genomic scaffold, Tu2.1 TuUngrouped_contig_4598, whole genome shotgun sequence includes the following:
- the LOC125528047 gene encoding uncharacterized protein LOC125528047 isoform X2, translating to MAALRCYSSTAAIIVPRRKICARASMDGCSSSESRRQASSSVSFTCKVNKVYEDKNMGILCYTDETGELLCEGLDEGPRLTRQDIEKLTQERESKNTAEDWRERALRIAGGIDWSGLQSAAATGKK from the exons ATGGCTGCCTTGAGGTGCTACTCTTCTACTGCTGCAATCATAGTCCCAAGGAGGAAGATTTGTGCAAGAGCTTCCATGGATGGCTGCTCCAGTTCCGAATCCAGGCGACAAGCTTCTAGTTCGGTCAGCTTCACCTGCAAGGTGAACAAG GTTTATGAGGACAAAAACATGGGCATCCTCTGTTACACTGATGAGACTGGTGAATTGCTGTGCGAGGGCTTGGATGAAGGCCCGAGACTAACGAGGCAAGATATTGAGAAATTGACCCAAGAGAG AGAATCGAAGAACACGGCAGAAGATTGGCGGGAGAGAGCGCTGCGGATCGCGGGCGGGATCGACTGGAGCGGCCTCCAGTCTGCTGCTGCCACGGGGAAGAAGTGA